One Spinacia oleracea cultivar Varoflay chromosome 4, BTI_SOV_V1, whole genome shotgun sequence DNA segment encodes these proteins:
- the LOC130471674 gene encoding uncharacterized protein, whose translation MKRRERSWMYDRLDGRNLKPDFLKGVGEFIEFCKEHPTCNDGDKIRCPCPLCDNRRFHDTETVRVHLYKKGFVCNYYQWICQGESLVESSRVQPNPYRDMVIDALGNNQEHLLNEESNSVEEELNDEAKKFIDLLKAAGDPLCEGSKLSVLEMASRIASLKCEFNLQHRCVDGFASLFNDAIPNNNQMGRTFNSKKKVIEGLELPHERIHTCPKGCLLFWKGDAHLDKCRVCGSDWYKKTKKGKPIPAKVLIYFPITPRLQRLYATKNISEDMTWHAKNPRVQNTFAHPSDSEAWKHLDTTFPNFASERRNVRLGLCTDGFSPHSKFGSQYSCWPVILTPYNLPPSMCMKRLFMFLSLLVPGPKNPKGNLDVYMQSLIEELKQLWEVGAMTYDISSKQNFNLRAVVLWTISDFPAYGMLSGWSTAGKKACPYCMDKSKSFWLEHGGKVSWFDCHRQFLPHDHPFRKNKTAFCKNKVEHGMGPHIMCGEELCQCVKDLPKATDGLEALKKLKSAKKHYYKKGNRELLK comes from the coding sequence ATGAAAAGAAGAGAGCGTAGTTGGATGTATGATAGACTTGATGGGCGCAATCTTAAGCCCGACTTTCTCAAGGGGGTTGGAGAGTTCATTGAGTTTTGCAAAGAGCATCCAACCTGCAATGATGGTGACAAAATAAGATGCCCATGCCCCCTATGTGATAATAGACGTTTCCATGATACTGAAACAGTTAGAGTACATTTGTACAAGAAGGGGTTTGTTTGTAATTACTATCAATGGATATGTCAAGGGGAAAGCTTAGTAGAGTCCTCGCGTGTTCAGCCAAATCCATATCGGGATATGGTTATTGATGCTCTTGGAAATAATCAAGAGCATTTGTTGAATGAAGAGAGTAATTCAGTTGAAGAAGAACTAAATGATGAAGCTAAGAAGTTTATTGACCTTCTAAAGGCAGCTGGAGATCCATTATGTGAAGGGAGCAAACTATCTGTGTTGGAGATGGCATCAAGAATTGCAAGTTTGAAATGTGAATTCAACTTACAACACAGGTGTGTGGATGGGTTTGCATCTTTGTTCAATGATGCGATTCCAAATAACAACCAAATGGGTAGAACTTTCAATAGCAAAAAGAAGGTTATTGAGGGCTTGGAACTTCCTCATGAGAGGATCCACACATGTcctaaaggttgtttgctcttcTGGAAAGGCGATGCACATTTAGATAAATGTAGAGTATGTGGAAGTGATTGGTATAAGAAGACTAAAAAGGGCAAGCCTATTCCAGCAAAAGTTCTAATCTATTTTCCAATCACACCGAGGTTGCAAAGGTTGTATGCTACCAAGAACATTTCAGAGGATATGACTTGGCATGCCAAGAATCCCCGAGTTCAAAACACCTTCGCACATCCTAGTGATAGTGAAGCGTGGAAGCACTTGGATACAACCTTTCCTAATTTCGCATCAGAGCGACGAAATGTCAGGCTTGGTTTGTGCACGGATGGATTTTCCCCCCATAGTAAATTTGGATCCCAATATTCATGTTGGCCGGTTATTCTTACACCATACAACTTGCCTCCATCGATGTGTATGAAAAGACTATTCATGTTCCTTTCTTTGCTCGTTCCCGGTCCTAAAAATCCTAAAGGAAACTTGGATGTGTACATGCAATCACTCATTGAAGAGTTGAAACAGTTATGGGAGGTTGGGGCTATGACTTATGACATCTCAAGCAAGCAGAATTTCAACCTCCGCGCAGTCGTTTTGTGGACTATTAGTGATTTCCCTGCATATGGCATGCTATCTGGATGGTCCACTGCTGGAAAGAAGGCTTGCCCTTATTGTATGGATAAAAGCAAGTCATTTTGGCTTGAACATGGAGGTAAAGTTTCATGGTTTGATTGCCATCGACAATTCCTTCCACATGATCACCCTTTTCGAAAGAATAAAACAGCTTTCTGCAAAAACAAAGTTGAACATGGCATGGGTCCGCATATAATGTGTGGAGAAGAATTGTGCCAATGTGTGAAGGACTTGCCAAAAGCAACTGATGGTCTTGAAGCTCTTAAGAAGTTGAAGAGTGCCAAaaagcactactacaaaaaagggaatAGAGAACTGTTGAAATAG